The DNA sequence GCTGTTGTCAACGCCCCGCGTAACAATAAAGCTTTCTCCTAAGTCTTCACGGAATTTTCCCGGGATTATGAGTCTGCCCTTTGTGTCAATATTATGTTGATATTGGCCAAGCAGCATTACCCACACCCCTTTTTGCTTAGTTGTCTCCACTTAGTACCACTTTATTTCACTTTTCACCACATAAAGTTATTTTAATGAACCTTAATCAACTTTTCAAGCGGTTTTTACACATTTATTATTAGATTACATAACTTTTTTTATAAAAGTGTGAGAACATATGTACTATATACTATATATAGTGTTAGTTTTCCAAATGATAATGATATTTGCTTTATTTAGGGATTACATAAAAAAACACCGGCACACAATAATATTATGTGCCGGTGACATATATTAAATTCTTTGTAAAATCCTTACTTTATAAACTTATCATGTATAGCTCTGACTGCAGCGTCCGCATCCCCAGCTTCTATCAAAACAGAGACCTTGATTTCGCTTGTCGCAATCATCTGAATATTAATTCCTGCATCATACAGAGCCTCAAACATCATCGCAGCTATTCCGGGATTGTTGACCATTCCCGCTCCCACAATGGATACTTTCGCTACATTTTCATCATATTTGAACTCTCTTGCCTGAATCGAGCCTTTTAAATCATCAAGAACACTTAATGTATCCTTCAAATGATTTTTGCTTATTGTAAAGCTTATGTCATTCTTACCGTCAGAACCAAGTGACTGGATAATAATATCAACATTGACCTTTTTCTTAGAAAGTGCAGAAAACAGTCTGAACGCAATACCCGGTTCATCCTTTACACCGAGCACCGATACGCGAATAACATCTTCGTCCTTTGCAACGCCTCTTACTAACATTTTTTCCATACTGACAACCTCCTTGACTTTTGTGCCTGGTACTCGTTTTAAACTTGATACAACCTCAAGATTAACGCCGTATTTCTTTGCCATTTCAACTGATCTGTTATGAAGCACCTGTGCCCCTAGAGAAGCAAGTTCAAGCATTTCATCAAACGTGATCTCATCCATTTTTACAGCTGTGGGAACCTTTCTCGGATCTGCCGTATAAACTCCGTCTACATCGGTGTATATTTGGCAAAGATCCGCGTGCATAACTGCCGCAATAGCTACAGCAGTGGTATCTGAGCCTCCACGTCCGAGAGTTGTTATATCATCATATTTGTTTATTCCCTGAAAACCAGCCGCAATAACTATATGTTTATTATCTAATTCAGCTTTCATGCGCTCAGTATCACATTGTTTAATACGAGCGTTGCTGTATGTTGAATCGGTTTTCATTCCGATCTGCCATCCTGTAAGAGATGTAACCGGATAGCCCAGCTTTTCAATTGCCATTGCAAGAAGAGAAATAGAAATCTGTTCTCCTGTTGAAAGCAGTACATCCATCTCTCTGCGAGAGGCATCAGGGTTGATTTCATTTGCCTTTGCAATGAGGTCGTCAGTCGTATCGCCCTGAGCAGAGACGACAACAATCACATTGTTTCCGGCGTCATACGTTTCTGTTACTATACTCGCAACGTTCATTATCCTCTCCGCGTTGGCAACAGACGAACCGCCGAATTTTTGTACGATAAGACTCATATTTTGCTCCAGTTTCCGCAACCCACAATTGTTCAAAAAATCCCCTTTTCTTGTGACGCGGTGCCGCACCTCACGGCGGGCGGCCTGCCGAATTTATTACAAAGTTTTTTAACGACGATTTTACAAAATCGCTGCTCCCTGATTATCAGGTCTTAACATAGCAACATTAAAAAGCGACTCGCTGTTTTTCAAAAAAGCAGACGCTTTCTGTTCAAAGCGCGTATCGTTGGACGAAACAACGGATATAATGGAAGAGCCGGCTCCGCTTAGATAGGTTGCATATGCGCCGAGATCTTTTGCCATTGATATGATATCATCTGCTCCGTGTATCAGTGGAAGACGATAAGGTTCATGCAGTTTGTCAGAAACAGCGTATTTCAGCAGGCTATAATCTTTTTTAATAAAAGCCGACGCCGCAAGCGCAGCATGGGAAAGATTAAAGATAGTATCTTCGAGTGAAACACTTGACGGCAAGATCTTTCGAGCAAATGAAGTTTTCATTTCAAAATCCGGGACAAAAACTGCAAAATTTATCTCATCCCCGATTTCTGTTTTTATAAAATGAGTTTTGCCTTCGTCAACCGTTGAGACAGTAAATCCGCCGACTGCAGCCGGAACAACATTATCTGGATGTCCTTCTATTTCTACTGCATGGTCGATAAGCTCCAGTTCGGTCATTGGTGAGCCGAGCAGCGCGTTAGCGCCATAAAGACCTGCTATTACACATGCCGAACTACTTCCAAGTCCTCTCGTCATAGGAATATCACTTTTTTGTATAATATGGATGCCAGTGAATTTCTTTCCGGCAACCTTATAAAAATCTTTCATCGTCTGAACAACGAGATTTTCATTTTCAGAGGTTATTTTAATTTCATCGTCTGATTCAATCAATACACTGTCCCATTCTTCCATTTCAACAGTGTTATATAAAGAAAGCGCTAAACCTATACTGTCAAAACCCGGTCCGAAATTTGCACTGGTTGCCGGCACCCGAACCTTAATCATCATTCCTCCATTTTGCTGTATTACAGCACTCTTAAAGTAGAACTCTCTTTCACGCCTTTATAATTTTTTACCTTCTCAAAGAGAGTATCAAAATCGGATTGTTTCATCTCGTTTGTAAAAAATGCAAAAGTATCGTCGCCAAAATCATGTGAATTTATTGCTCGCATCTGCGGGAATATTTCTTCACAAAGCTTTTTAACAGGCTTTATATCTTCAGCCTTAACCCTAACCATAAATGAAAATATATAATTTCTGTAATCCTCTACAAGTTCCGGCGCCTGATCTCTAGTTGTTTCCTCCCATGAAAGATATTTTCTTGCGTGTATATGCTTTACGCAGTCAATAACGTCAGCAACGACTGCACTTGCAGTAGGAAGTTTTCCGGCGCCTTTTCCGTAAAACATAACGTCACCTGTAGCATCACCCTCAACTAGTATTCCGTTGAAAACATCTTCAACATTTGAAAGAGGGTTTTCACTGTCAACAACAAAAGGAGCAACTATAACCGAAAGCTTCTCGTTTTTAAGTTTTTCAACACATCCAATAAGTTTTACGACAGCTCCGGCGTCCTCAGCGATTTTGACATCCGCAAGCTTTATGGAAGTAATACCCTCCGTGTGTACAAAATCAGGGTAAATATGCTTGCCAAAAGCGAGTGATGACAAAATGCAAATCTTACGGCACGCATCTTTTCCTTCAATATCAGCTGAAGGATTGCGCTCAGCATAACCCTTTTCCTGAGCTTCAGTCAAAGCGTTATCAAACGTTTTATTATTTTTTATCATTTGTGTTAATATATAATTAGTCGTACCATTTAAAATCCCGCTGATTTTCGAAAGACGATTTGCAGCAAGGCATTGGCTCATCGGTCTTATTATTGGAATCCCGCCGCCGACGCTTGCCTCAAAAAGATAGTTTAAGTTGTTTTTCTTGGCAATTGCAAGCAGTTCTCCACCCTTTTCCGCAACCACTTCTTTGTTGGAAGTTACAACGCTTTTGCCCTTTTCCAATGCCGCCTTTGTAAAATCATATGCCGGGTGGATACCTCCCATTACTTCAACGACAATAGAAATTTCCGGATCGTTTAATATTACGTTATAATCCTTGATAAACCTGTCTGAGTACGGAAGTCCCGGAAATTCTTTTAAGTCGAGTATATACTTGACATTAATTCCTTCTCCCGCCTTCACGCCTATACTATCTTTATTTTTCATTATAACTTCAAGCACGCCGGAACCAACAATACCATGCCCTAAAACTGCGATCTGAATCATATCTAAGTTCTCCCTTCATTATTCGCTTCCAACTACGGACGCTTCCAGCACTCCTGTAACAGCTCTTAGCATTTTCAGCATTTCATCTATACTGATATTCATTTTTCCCGTTTCAAATGATATGGATACCGGCGCAACGCCGTTAGACGGGATGCTTTGGTTAATCGTTAAAATATTGCAGCCGTTTGTCGCGAAAAAAGAAAGCATTCTGGATAAGGCACCAGTTTCATTTCTAAGAATTGCGGTAAGCGTTATTACCTTATCCTTAGTCTTTTCAAAGAATGGGAAAACAAAGTCCTTATATTTATAAAATGCGCTCCGGGAAATGCCAACTTTTTCGGCAGCCTCGTTTATAGTTCTGGCACCGCCTTTTGCAAGCAGTTCCTTGACCTCAATGACTTTCATATAAACAGGCGGTAAAACGGATGCTTCTATGAGATAATATGTTCCCTTATCACGGCTCACAAAAAGTCCCCCATCGGTAAACATTTGTACTCGTATTAGATAATATATCATATTAACTACAGCTCGGTCAAGTGTTTAAATTATTAAATAATTTTAACAATATATTGATAAATATTGCATATTGCACTAAAACATAATAATATTAAATAGACAGTAATAAATTTAGTATGAAGTTTAAACGATAAACTATACAGATTAGGAGGTGTGTATGCAGCATTCTTACAGCGACAAGAAACTTAAATTTATTATAGACGTCATCTACCTTGCACTTGTTGCGGGCATTGTGTATTTAGTATTCAAATACGCGCTTGCTTGGATACTTCCGTTTATAATCGGGTTTGCAGTTGCTGCGATAATTTCTCCTCTTGTACGTATGCTAAACAGGCGAGCACATATACCAAAGGGGTTATCAAGCGGCCTGCTTGTATTGGGTTTTTTTGCCCTTGTGGCTTTTTTAATAGGTCAGTTAGTTCAGCGAATAGCTTTCGAGCTTAACAACCTTGTCCATGACCTTCCGTCAATTTCACAGAATCTGCTCAGCATCATTGACAGACTTTTGGAGAAGTTTAGTAACTTTTCAAACCTTTTGCCTGATAATATTGCGGACATGCTGACCTCTGCAATCAACTCCTCACTTTCATCTCTGCCGGACGTTGTATATAAATTTGTTTTGATGCTTGGTGGCGGAATAAAAGATTTTGCAATATCCCTTCCTAATGTATTTATTTTTATTTTAGCTACCATCGTTTCGTCTATCCTTATAAGCTCCGAGTATTCATACATTAAGGCATTTATTTATATGCAGATCCCCGAAAAGGTACGCGGAATTATATTTGAAGCGCGTGAGCATTTAGTCTTGACTATATTCCGTATGTTCAGAGCTTACTTGATTATAATTGTCGTTACATTCTGCGAGCTTTCGGTTGGATTTTTGATTATCGGCATTGAATATGCAATAACACTGGCATTTATTATCGCAATTGTTGATATTTTGCCAATACTTGGGGTTGGCACTGTATTAGTACCCTGGGCGGTCATCAGTCTTATAAACGGTCATTACGGTCTTGCAATTTCACTGCTGCTAATTTACGGGTTTGTAACTGCGGTCCGTCAGGCAATTGAGCCGAAAATCGTTGGAAATCAGATCGGTCTTCCTCCCCTTGTAACACTAATTTGTATTTATGTCGGCTTAAAGATCTTTGGCGTTCTAGGCATGTTTATCGCACCTATATTTGTGATTATACTATGCAGGCTTCAGGATTCTGGATACTTTAAGTTATGGACACCGCTTCACCGATCAAAAAATAAACAAGAAAAAACTTAATAATTATCACCCCATCTGGGGGTATTCTCTTTTATATAAAAACAGGCGTTCAGCTGTATGCAACAGCTGAACGCCTGTTTTTTTGCCCGCCTTCTTGAAAGGCATTTATTTATTATGTTTTCGAACATTTCTAACAAATCCGTCTGCAAGTATGATAGCGATTGATAAAAATATTTTGAGGAGAAATCCATGTATCCTGGCCCCGCCGGAAATGCCATCTGCAATAACAAGAGTGATCATATTAACAAAAACTCCAGCTATTCCAAAAGTGACCAGGTTAAACGGCAGCGCAAGCAGCGAAAAAAGAGGTCTTAGAAATGTATTTATAACTGCTAAAATCAAGGCAAGAAATAACAGTGAAGGAACCCCGCCTTTTACACCACTAAAAATAGCAGAAAACACTAAAATAACAGCTGAATATGTAAAAAATCTGTAAAACAGCTTAGAGAACATTATCTAAAACCAACCTTTATCTTTATTTTTTCATTTGATTCGAGATCTAATATATCATATTTCTCAGAATTATTAAAGGCATAAAAGAAATCTAAAAACGGCGTACATTTTAACTTTGATATATGACTGTTGAACATTGACATTAATCTTACAAAATCATCAAGGTCATCGAAAAATTCTGCAAATACCCACTTAGGCAAATTGATATTAATGTAAAACCTTTTGATCGACATATAAAAATAAAAGTGACAGTATCTAGTCGACATAAACTTTTACATTTGCTCCTTTTCCAGAATCGCCCGATTCGATATCGACAAGATTTTCATCCATCTCTCCGCTTAAAAACATATCAATAAGACCCGGAAGGTCGATAGAATCTATATCTATTCCGTTCTCTGCCATTTCATTTCTTGCGCTTTTCGGGATAAGAGTCGTGAGTCCTGCAAGCTTTCTTGCCGCATCAAGGGGCAGATTAACGCGAACTTTAGTTTTCTCGCCATGTTCATCTTTTGAATCAACAACTACCCGCAGCATATTCTTTTTTTTCTTTGGTGATGCAGCTTTGGCAATTGCTTCAGTGCCGACGTCGTTTCCTAAGGCTTCAATAAGCTTTTTCCCTTCTTCTGCAGTAATCTTTCCTTCTTCGATCATTTTTAGAATTTGCATTGTATCTTCTGTCATGCTAATCTCTCCTTTATTTAATTATTGCTTTAATAAGTTCGGCCGCTTCGTCTGCAGTTATTTCGCCCTTTTCTAGTTTTTCCAGAACCTCTTTTCTTTCCTGTGACGTATCAGGCTTGATTCCTTCCAGTCCCAGTCTAGAAATTATAGCATCCAAGCGATTTCTGACAGTCGGATATGATATATTCAGTTCCTTCTCAACTTCCTTAATATTTCCTCTGCATTTGATAAATGTCAGCAGAAACTGTTTCTCATTTGGGGAAAGATCGCAAAACTCGCATCCCTCAAACTTGCCAGTAAGCTCGCTGTTGCATTTTTTACACGTAAGTCTTGTTATTTCATATTCACCGCCGCACACAGGGCATGTTGACGGCGCAATATACTTCTCTATAATTATCACCTCTGTTAATTATTATATTCATAATATTAAATATGTCAATACATTATATTAAAAATATTAATATCTAAATTAATTTATTTAATTTAGATATTAATATTCTTAATCAGTAATAAAAAAAGAGAGCAAATGCTCTCTTTTTTTATTAAAAGCTGTTAATTAGACTTCGATCTCAGTAACAACGCCGGATCCAACAGTTCTGCCACCCTCACGGATAGCGAACCGCAGACCCTTTTCAATAGCGATAGGAGTGATCAGTTCTACATCCATTGTAACGTTATCGCCAGGCATGCACATCTCAACGCCTTCAGGTAGATTAACTACGCCGGTAACGTCTGTAGTTCTGAAATAGAACTGAGGTCTGTAGTTATTAAAGAAAGGTGTATGTCTGCCGCCCTCTTCTTTAGTAAGAACGATAACCTGACCTTTAAATTTTGTATGAGGTTTAATGCTACCTGGTTTAGCAAGAACCTGTCCTCTTTCGATCTCGTTTCTCTGAATACCACGAAGCAGAGCACCGATGTTATCACCGGCTTCAGCGAAATCAAGCAGTTTTCTGAACATTTCGATACCGGTAACAACCGTCTTCTTCGGAGCGTCCATCAAACCAACGATTTCAACTTCCTCTGCCATCTTAAGAACGCCTCTCTCAACTCTGCCGGTAGCAACAGTGCCACGACCAGTAATTGTGAATACGTCCTCAACAGGCATTAAGAAAGGCAGGTTGTCATTTCTTTCAGGTGTTGGGATATAATCATCAACAGCATCCATAAGCTCAAGGATAGGAGCATATTCAGGAGCACTCGGATCGGTAGATGTGCTCTCAAGTGCTGTAAGAGCGGAACCTTTGATTATAGGTGTATCATCGCCAGGGAAATCATAAGCTGAAAGAAGTTCGCGAACTTCCATCTCAACGAGATCAAGAAGCTCAGGATCGTCAACCTGGTCAACCTTATTTAAGAAAACAACAATGTTCGGCACGCCAACCTGACGGGCAAGCAGGATGTGCTCACGGGTCTGAGGCATTGGGCCGTCAGCTGCGGAAACAACTAGTATAGCACCGTCCATCTGAGCTGCGCCGGTGATCATGTTCTTAACATAGTCAGCATGTCCTGGGCAGTCAACGTGTGCATAGTGTCTTTTATCAGTTTCATACTCAACGTGAGCTGTATTGATTGTTATGCCTCTTTCTCTTTCTTCCGGCGCCTTGTCGATCATATCATATGCTTCGAACTTTGCCTTGCCCTGGAATGCAAGAACCTTTGTAATAGCCGCAGTAAGAGTAGTTTTACCATGGTCAACGTGACCAATCGTGCCAATATTGACGTGGGGTTTATTTCTTTCAAATTTAGCCTTTGCCATTACCTTTTTTCCTCCTCTTTTCTTATGAGAAATTTATAAATCGTGAAAATATAATATAATTTTTTTTACCAAAATTCAAGTGCTTTTTTGCTTATTATTCAGCCTTTTTACGACCGCTTATAATCGCTTCAGCAATACTCTTCGGAATCTCGGTATAATGTGATGGCTCCATTGAATATGAGCCGCGTCCCTGAGTCTTAGAACGAAGGTCTGTCGCATAACCGAACATCTCTGACAGTGGAACAAATGAGTCGATCTGCTGGAAACCTGGTCTTGCGATCATGCCCTGAATCTGACCACGGCGTGAGTTCAAATCACCCATAACGTCGCCCATATACTCCTCAGGAACAGTAACGTCAACCTTCATTATCGGCTCTGTCAAAACAGGATCAGCTTTTCTCATAGCCTCTTTGAAAGCCATTGAACCGGCGATCTTAAATGCCATTTCGGAAGAGTCGACCTCGTGGTAAGAACCATCATAAAGGGTCACTTTACAGTCAACAACCGGATATCCGGCGAGAACACCTGAAAGCATTGCACCCTGAATACCTGCATCAACAGCCGGGATATATTCCTTCGGGATAGCACCGCCGACGACCTTGTTAATAAATTCATATCCCTTGCCGCTTTCGTTCGGCTCAAGAATGATTTTAACGTGACCATACTGACCTTTACCGCCGGACTGTCTGGCGTATTTAACGTCAACATTCGCAGACTTTCTGACTGTTTCCTTGTAGGCAACCTGAGGTTTACCAACGTTAGCTTCAACTTTGAATTCACGAAGCATTCTGTCAACGATGATTTCAAGGTGAAGCTCGCCCATTCCGGCGATTATCGTTTGACCGGTTTCCTCATCAGTATAGGTTCTGAAAGTCGGATCTTCTTCAGCAAGCTTAGAAAGGGCTATGCCCATTTTCTCCTGACCTGCTTTGGTCTTTGGCTCAATTGCGACACGGATAACCGGCTCTGGAAACTCCATAGACTCAAGTATGATCGGATATTTTTCGTCACACAGAGTATCACCGGTAGTTGTATTCTTCAAACCGACAGCTGCAGCGATATCGCCGGAGTAAACCGTTTCAATATCCTGCCTGTGGTTCGCATGCATCTGCAGAATTCTGCCGAAACGCTCTTTATCGTCCTTAACTGAATTCAAAACGCCTGCGCCCTTGTTAACTGTTCCGGAATAAACACGGAAAAAGCACAGTTTACCAACAAACGGGTCTGTCGCGATCTTGAATGCAAGAGCTGCGAAAGGAGCGTTATCATCAGTCGGTCTCTCTTCCTCTTCCCCTGTCTCAGGATTAACGCCTTTGATATGAGGAATATCAAGCGGAGAGGGCATAAAATCAACAACTGCATCCATAAGTTTCTGAACGCCTTTATTTTTATAAGAAGTACCGCACACAACAGGTACTATTTCATTAGCAATTGTCGCTTTTCTAAGTGCTTTTTTGATTTCATCGACGGTGATCTCCTCACCCTCAAGAAACTTCATCGCTAATTCATCATCGGTGCTGGCAACAGCATCAAGCATTGCCTCTCTGTATTCTTTCGCACGTTCAGCCATATCTTCAGGGATATCTTCAACACGAATATCTGTTCCAAGGTCATTGTAATAGATATATGACTTCATCTCTAGAAGATCAACGATTCCTTTGAATGATTCTTCAGATCCGATAGGAAGCTGAATGGGAACAGCGTTAGCTTTAAGCCTATCTTTCATCATGCTTACAACACGATAAAAGTCCGCGCCCATAATGTCCATTTTGTTTACATATGCCATCCTCGGCACATGATATTTATCTGCTTGTCTCCACACGGTCTCTGACTGCGGTTCAACCCCGCCCTTGGCGCAAAATACAGTTACCGATCCGTCCAGAACACGAAGTGAACGTTCAACTTCAACTGTAAAGTCAACGTGTCCAGGCGTGTCGATTATATTGATGCGGTGGCCATTCCACTGGCAGGTGGTAGCAGCAGAAGTAATTGTAATACCTCTCTCCTGCTCCTGTTCCATCCAGTCCATTGTAGCGGCACCCTCATGAACTTCACCAATTTTATGAGTTTTACCTGTATAGAACAGAATACGCTCAGTGGTGGTAGTTTTTCCGGCATCAATGTGTGCCATTATGCCAATATTCCTTGTGAGTTCAAGCGGGAATTCTCTCGCCATTGTATATCTCCTTCAAATAATTTACCATCTGTAATGTGCGAAAGCCTTATTAGCTTCTGCCATCTTATGGGTATCGTCTTTCTTCTTTACAGATCCGCCGGTGTTGTTAATAGCATCGAGCAGCTCGTTTGCAAGTCTTTCCCTCATTGTCTTTTCTCCTCTTGCGCGCGAGTAAACTGTTAGCCAGCGAAGCCCCAGTGTCTGTCTTCTAGCAGGTCTTACCTCTATAGGAACCTGATAAGTAGCACCGCCGACACGTCTTGCTTTAACTTCAAGAACCGGCATGATGTTTTCCATAGCCGCCTCGAAAACTTCTAATGGATCTTTACCTGTTTTTTCTTTAATTATATCAAATGCACCGTACACTATTTTCTGTGCTACGCCCTTCTTGCCGTCATACATAACGTTATTGATAAGGCGAGTAACCACCTTACTGCCGTACAATGGGTCTGGCAGCACATCTCTTACGGGAACTGAACCTCTTCTCGGCACGTTCTTCCCTCCTTCATAATAATTGATATAATAGGTACTCGAAAGCTTATTGCCCCCGTCAGCCCTGCCGAGATTTAAAGAATCCTACTTAAAGTTCGGTATATATGTTAAATCACGGACAAAGCAACGAATGCTTTGCGTAAATATTTACGCATCAATTTTGCGAAAATTACTTCGCAGCCCCAGCTTTGGGACGTTTAGCGCCGTATTTAGAGCGGCCCTGTCTTCTCTTGTCAACACCCTGCGCATCAAGTGTTCCTCTGATGATGTGGTAACGAACACCAGGAAGGTCTTTAACTCTTCCGCCTCTGATCAGAACAACACTATGCTCCTGCAGGTTATGACCTACGCCAGGGATGTAAGCTGAAACCTCTGTCCCGTTGGACAGACGAACTCTTGCCATCTTTCTGAGCGCTGAGTTAGGCTTTTTAGGTGTCATGGTCTTAACGGCCGTGCACACGCCTCTCTTTTGCGGTGACGACTGGTCTGTTGCTTTCTTCTTTAAGGTGTTAAATCCTCTCTGAAGAGCCGGTGCGGTTGACTTTTTAAACGAAGTCTCTCTTCCGTTTTTGACCAGCTGATTGAATGTCATCATGCGGCAAATCTCCTCCTTTCAAAAATAATAATATATGCACACGCTAAAATAAGGGTTACCTTAAAATAGCGGAACATGTGTAGTTTTTGCGCGAATAGGATAATTATTCTTTTATAATTGCAACAACTGCCGCTCCAACGTCTATTTTACATGCAGCGCCGAGCTTTTTCATGGTTTCAACCTCAACAAGTGGAATACCTTTTTCTTTAGCTAAGTTTACAGCAGGCATCAAAACGGTTGGCGCAGCATCCGCTGCTGTTATAATAACCTCGGCACGGTTTTCACGAAGCACTTTTTTGACCTGCTTGATGCCCACAACATGTGGTTTGGACAAAAGTGTGTCAATCATAATTAAACTCCATGCACCTCAATATGACAAAATTTGCTGCCGCCGCTAAACAAGCGACGCGCCGATTCATTCATTTAACAATTTTAATAAAACCGAGTTTTGCACCCCTTTACATGAAAGGGGTGCAAACACACGCATAATATTATACCAAAAATTACTGGGCGCTGTCAACACCATTTATTTTAGTACCTGTCTCAGTAATTTCAACATCGCGGTAAATTCCCATACCTGTTCCCGCGGGAACAAGCTTACCGATAATAACGTTTTCTTTAAGTCCAAGCAGAGGATCAACCTTGCCTTTTGTAGCAGCGTCAGTCAATACACGAGTTGTCTCCTGGAATGAAGCCGCCGACAAGAACGAGTCTGTTTCAAGGGAAGCTTTTGTAATACCCTGCAGAACCGGTATCCCAGTCGCCGGGCGAAGTTCCACTTCATCGGATACTCTGTCTTCTATCTTCTTGTTTTCTTCATCCATCTCATAGCGGTTAATCATACTGCTCATAAGCAGCGGCGTGTCTCCGCCGTCCTCTATTCTGACTTTCTTCATCATCTGACGGACGATAACTTCTATATGCCTGTCGTTGATATCAACGCCCTGCAGTCTGTACACACGCTGAACTTCCTGAATAAGATAGTTCTGAACAGCTGCCGCGCCAAGGACATCCATAATTCTATGGGGGCTCGGAGCGCCCTCAGTAAGTTTTGTGCCGACTTTAACATGCTGACCATCTGCAACACGAATGTCGAGCCCGTAAGGAATAGCATAATCTCTTCTCGTTGCCTCCTGAGGAACATCGGCAGCTATAGTAATCTGCTTTATGCCGCCTGTACGCATT is a window from the Bacillota bacterium genome containing:
- the fusA gene encoding elongation factor G, whose product is MAREFPLELTRNIGIMAHIDAGKTTTTERILFYTGKTHKIGEVHEGAATMDWMEQEQERGITITSAATTCQWNGHRINIIDTPGHVDFTVEVERSLRVLDGSVTVFCAKGGVEPQSETVWRQADKYHVPRMAYVNKMDIMGADFYRVVSMMKDRLKANAVPIQLPIGSEESFKGIVDLLEMKSYIYYNDLGTDIRVEDIPEDMAERAKEYREAMLDAVASTDDELAMKFLEGEEITVDEIKKALRKATIANEIVPVVCGTSYKNKGVQKLMDAVVDFMPSPLDIPHIKGVNPETGEEEERPTDDNAPFAALAFKIATDPFVGKLCFFRVYSGTVNKGAGVLNSVKDDKERFGRILQMHANHRQDIETVYSGDIAAAVGLKNTTTGDTLCDEKYPIILESMEFPEPVIRVAIEPKTKAGQEKMGIALSKLAEEDPTFRTYTDEETGQTIIAGMGELHLEIIVDRMLREFKVEANVGKPQVAYKETVRKSANVDVKYARQSGGKGQYGHVKIILEPNESGKGYEFINKVVGGAIPKEYIPAVDAGIQGAMLSGVLAGYPVVDCKVTLYDGSYHEVDSSEMAFKIAGSMAFKEAMRKADPVLTEPIMKVDVTVPEEYMGDVMGDLNSRRGQIQGMIARPGFQQIDSFVPLSEMFGYATDLRSKTQGRGSYSMEPSHYTEIPKSIAEAIISGRKKAE
- the rpsG gene encoding 30S ribosomal protein S7: MPRRGSVPVRDVLPDPLYGSKVVTRLINNVMYDGKKGVAQKIVYGAFDIIKEKTGKDPLEVFEAAMENIMPVLEVKARRVGGATYQVPIEVRPARRQTLGLRWLTVYSRARGEKTMRERLANELLDAINNTGGSVKKKDDTHKMAEANKAFAHYRW
- the rpsL gene encoding 30S ribosomal protein S12, which codes for MMTFNQLVKNGRETSFKKSTAPALQRGFNTLKKKATDQSSPQKRGVCTAVKTMTPKKPNSALRKMARVRLSNGTEVSAYIPGVGHNLQEHSVVLIRGGRVKDLPGVRYHIIRGTLDAQGVDKRRQGRSKYGAKRPKAGAAK
- a CDS encoding ribosomal L7Ae/L30e/S12e/Gadd45 family protein — encoded protein: MIDTLLSKPHVVGIKQVKKVLRENRAEVIITAADAAPTVLMPAVNLAKEKGIPLVEVETMKKLGAACKIDVGAAVVAIIKE